A window from Labeo rohita strain BAU-BD-2019 unplaced genomic scaffold, IGBB_LRoh.1.0 scaffold_275, whole genome shotgun sequence encodes these proteins:
- the LOC127160007 gene encoding SLAM family member 5: MSVQSVFGESVPVSVMEGDSVTLKTNVAEIHEDDDILWNFIAEKSLLAEISRDVGIFFTYNGTDERFRFRLKLDKQTGSLTITNITTEHAGLYEVKISGEKLSSKTFNVYVYAHLPVPNINRDCSSSSSQQNCSLLCSVVNVSDVSLSWYKGNSLLSSISVSDLSISLSLPLEVEYQDKNTYSCVINNPISNQTQHFNITELCQPCP, encoded by the exons GTGTGTTTGGTGAGTCAGTACcagtgtcagtgatggagggagattctgtcactctaAAAACTAATGTTgctgaaatacatgaagacgaTGATATACTATGGAATTTTATAGCTGAAAAGTCTCTGCTAGCTGAAATCAGTAGAGATGTTGGCATCTTCTTTACATATAATGGTACTGATGAGAGATTCAGATTCAGATTGAAATTGGACaaacaaactggatctctgaccatcacaaacatcacaactgaACATGCTGGACTCTATGAAGTAAAGATAAGTGGAGAAAAACTGTcatcaaaaacattcaatgtttatgtttatg CTCATCTGCCTGTTCCTAACATTAACAGAGActgttcatcatcatcatcacagcagaattgttcattgttgtgttcagtggtgaatgtgagtgatgtgagtctctcctggtacaaaggaaacagtttattgtccagcatcagtgtgtctgatctcagcatcagtctctctctacctctggaggtggaatatcaggataaaaacacctacagctgtgtgatcaacaatcccatcagcaaccagactcaACATTTCAACATCACTGAACTCTGTCAGCCATGTCCAG